Proteins encoded by one window of Thermodesulfobacteriota bacterium:
- a CDS encoding leucyl aminopeptidase, whose product MLQLKTVDLKKTKIETLVIPVGEDAQIHENRAIVSIINKAKKLKEFSGKKDDEIILFGPAGIKVERVLLFGLGKAKKIDGETFRNMSGKAVKKCISKNLFQVLIAVPAVKKLNMEMSQILQPLLEGAFLGNHIFNRYKKEKKQKALRAIHFLVEPDTAKGFRKLPAKIEAVCRGTVLTRDWVNTPSNDKRPEQFARSIATAAKKANLKVNVLSENILRQKKFGAMLAVAKGSGSKPCMVALEYKPKTFKKTIVLVGKGVTFDSGGINLKPTGSLETMKMDMAGAATVASALIATAAVKPKVRVIGVLPIVENMLSGDATRPGDIVKSFSGKTVEIGNTDAEGRLILADAMSYAIKQYKPQVLIDMATLTGACVVALGEKLAGVFSADHDLAEMIIQSGEKLHERCWRLPLPEDYKELLKSDFADINNMPNTRWGGAITAALFLSEFVSDTRWAHIDIAGPAYNKKENAYCPAGGTGFGVRLICDVIQKLGK is encoded by the coding sequence ATGCTGCAACTGAAAACCGTTGATTTGAAAAAGACAAAAATTGAAACCCTGGTTATCCCGGTTGGTGAAGACGCGCAGATACATGAAAATCGCGCCATAGTGTCTATTATCAACAAGGCCAAGAAACTCAAAGAGTTTAGCGGAAAGAAAGATGACGAAATCATTCTGTTTGGCCCTGCTGGAATCAAGGTGGAAAGGGTCCTCCTTTTCGGTCTGGGAAAGGCCAAGAAGATTGATGGTGAAACATTTCGCAACATGTCCGGCAAAGCGGTAAAAAAATGTATCAGTAAAAACCTGTTCCAGGTTTTAATTGCCGTTCCTGCTGTAAAAAAGTTAAACATGGAAATGTCCCAGATTTTGCAGCCTCTTTTAGAGGGTGCCTTTCTGGGGAACCATATTTTTAATCGATACAAGAAGGAAAAGAAACAAAAGGCACTTCGGGCCATTCACTTTTTGGTGGAGCCTGATACGGCAAAGGGTTTTAGAAAACTGCCGGCTAAAATTGAGGCGGTATGTAGGGGAACCGTTTTAACCCGCGACTGGGTGAATACACCTTCCAATGATAAAAGACCGGAGCAGTTCGCCAGATCAATTGCAACAGCGGCAAAAAAAGCGAATCTTAAAGTAAATGTATTAAGCGAAAATATTTTGCGACAAAAAAAGTTCGGCGCCATGCTGGCCGTGGCAAAGGGAAGTGGCAGCAAGCCTTGCATGGTTGCCCTTGAGTATAAGCCGAAAACATTTAAAAAAACGATTGTTCTGGTTGGCAAAGGAGTCACTTTTGACTCGGGCGGTATCAACTTGAAACCGACCGGATCTCTTGAGACCATGAAGATGGATATGGCCGGTGCGGCCACAGTTGCATCCGCACTGATTGCCACTGCCGCTGTTAAACCCAAAGTTCGGGTGATCGGAGTTCTTCCTATTGTTGAAAACATGCTCTCGGGAGACGCGACCCGTCCGGGGGATATTGTCAAAAGTTTTAGCGGGAAAACGGTTGAAATCGGAAATACAGATGCCGAAGGTCGGCTGATACTGGCGGATGCCATGTCCTATGCGATTAAGCAATATAAGCCCCAGGTGTTGATTGATATGGCCACGCTTACCGGGGCTTGCGTGGTCGCCTTGGGCGAGAAGCTTGCCGGGGTGTTTTCCGCGGACCATGATTTGGCCGAAATGATTATTCAATCCGGGGAAAAATTGCATGAACGCTGCTGGCGACTTCCCCTGCCCGAAGATTACAAGGAATTGCTGAAAAGCGATTTTGCCGATATCAATAACATGCCGAATACCCGGTGGGGAGGTGCCATTACTGCGGCTCTCTTTTTATCGGAGTTTGTTTCAGATACCCGGTGGGCCCATATCGACATTGCAGGCCCCGCATACAATAAAAAAGAAAACGCATACTGCCCTGCCGGAGGCACCGGCTTTGGGGTGCGGCTGATTTGTGATGTGATACAAAAGCTGGGAAAATAG
- a CDS encoding four helix bundle protein has product MKKQAYDLEERLLSYSVRIIKTVEKLPNTRTGNHVAGQLLRSGTSPYPNHGEAQAAESPKDFIHKLRISLKELRETQRWLKLIQRVPLIKKPELLNHILEETEELIKIFVTSIKTAEKNTNSH; this is encoded by the coding sequence ATGAAAAAACAAGCGTATGACTTGGAAGAAAGGCTTCTCAGCTATTCGGTGAGAATCATCAAGACCGTTGAGAAGCTTCCTAATACCAGAACGGGAAACCATGTTGCGGGCCAATTGTTAAGATCAGGAACATCACCCTATCCAAACCATGGTGAAGCCCAGGCAGCGGAATCTCCTAAGGACTTTATCCATAAACTTCGTATTTCATTAAAGGAACTGAGAGAAACCCAGCGATGGTTAAAACTTATCCAGCGTGTGCCACTCATTAAGAAACCCGAACTACTAAATCATATTTTAGAAGAAACAGAAGAATTAATTAAGATTTTCGTAACGAGTATCAAAACGGCTGAAAAAAATACAAATAGTCACTGA